From Pseudomonas sp. StFLB209, a single genomic window includes:
- a CDS encoding dipeptidase produces MSPAELHADSIVIDGLIIAKWNRELFEDMRKGGLTMANCTVSVWEGFQATVNSITSSMKLMRENSDLVMPVNTTADIYKAKELGKTGILFGFQNAHAYEDQIGYVEIFKKLGVGIVQMCYNTQNLVGTGCYERDGGLSGFGREIVAEMNRVGVMCDLSHVGSKTSEEVILESKKPVCYSHCLPSGLKEHPRNKSDEELKFIADHGGFVGVTMFAPFLAKGIDSTIDDYAEAIEYTMNIVGEDAIGIGTDFTQGHGKEFFEYLTHDKGYARRLTNFGKIINPLGIRTVGEFPNLTETLLKRGHSEQVVRKIMGENWVRVLKDVWGE; encoded by the coding sequence ATGAGCCCAGCAGAACTTCACGCCGACAGCATCGTTATCGACGGTCTGATCATCGCCAAGTGGAATCGCGAGCTGTTTGAAGACATGCGCAAAGGCGGTTTGACCATGGCCAACTGTACCGTGTCGGTGTGGGAAGGCTTCCAGGCGACTGTCAACAGCATCACCTCCAGCATGAAACTGATGCGCGAAAACAGCGATCTGGTCATGCCGGTCAACACCACCGCCGACATCTACAAGGCCAAAGAGCTGGGCAAAACCGGCATCCTGTTCGGCTTTCAGAACGCCCATGCCTATGAAGACCAGATCGGCTATGTCGAGATCTTCAAAAAGCTCGGGGTTGGCATCGTGCAGATGTGCTACAACACCCAGAACCTGGTGGGCACCGGTTGTTATGAGCGCGACGGCGGCCTGTCGGGCTTCGGTCGCGAGATCGTTGCCGAGATGAACCGTGTCGGCGTCATGTGCGACCTGTCCCACGTAGGCTCCAAGACCAGCGAGGAAGTCATCCTCGAATCCAAGAAGCCGGTCTGCTATTCCCACTGCCTGCCTTCAGGCCTGAAAGAGCACCCGCGCAACAAGTCCGATGAAGAACTCAAATTCATCGCCGATCACGGCGGTTTCGTGGGCGTCACCATGTTTGCGCCGTTCCTGGCCAAAGGCATCGACTCGACCATCGACGATTACGCCGAAGCCATCGAATACACCATGAACATCGTTGGCGAAGACGCCATCGGCATCGGCACCGACTTCACCCAGGGCCATGGCAAGGAATTCTTCGAATACCTGACCCATGACAAGGGCTACGCCCGTCGCCTGACCAACTTCGGCAAGATCATCAACCCGCTGGGCATCCGCACCGTGGGCGAGTTCCCGAACCTGACCGAGACGCTGCTCAAGCGCGGCCATTCCGAGCAGGTGGTACGCAAAATCATGGGCGAGAACTGGGTGCGCGTCCTCAAGGATGTCTGGGGCGAGTAA
- a CDS encoding 4-vinyl reductase — MAKIAPQLPIEVDSETGVWTSDALPMLYVPRHFFVNNHIGIEEVLGAEAYAEVLYKAGYKSAWHWCEKEAECHGLEGVAVYEHYMKRLSQRGWGLFKIQDIDLDKGTASITLEHSAFVYVYGKVGRKVDYMFTGWFAGAMDQILAARGSSIRTVAEQVYGGSEEGHDDGLFVVKPL, encoded by the coding sequence ATGGCCAAAATCGCCCCGCAATTGCCAATCGAAGTCGACAGCGAAACCGGCGTCTGGACGTCCGACGCCCTGCCGATGCTGTACGTACCTCGTCATTTCTTCGTCAACAACCACATCGGCATCGAAGAAGTGCTGGGCGCCGAAGCTTATGCCGAAGTGCTCTACAAGGCCGGCTACAAGTCTGCCTGGCACTGGTGCGAGAAAGAAGCCGAGTGCCATGGTCTGGAAGGCGTTGCGGTCTACGAGCACTACATGAAGCGTCTGTCGCAGCGTGGCTGGGGCCTGTTCAAGATTCAGGACATCGACCTGGACAAAGGCACCGCCAGTATCACGCTTGAGCACTCGGCGTTCGTGTACGTGTACGGCAAGGTCGGTCGCAAGGTCGACTACATGTTCACCGGCTGGTTCGCTGGCGCCATGGATCAGATCCTGGCTGCCCGTGGCAGCTCGATCCGCACCGTGGCCGAGCAGGTCTACGGAGGCTCCGAAGAGGGCCACGATGACGGTCTGTTTGTCGTCAAACCACTTTAA
- the dgcA gene encoding dimethylglycine demethylation protein DgcA, which produces MAFEAMFQPIQIGKLTIRNRVLSTAHAEVYATDGGMTTERYVKYYEEKAKGGIGLAICGGSSVVAIDSPQSWWKSVNLATDRIIPHFQNLADAMHKHGAKIMIQITHMGRRSRWDGDHWPTLMSPSGIREPVHRATCKTIEPEEIWRIIGNYAQAARRAKEGGLDGVELSAVHQHMIDQFWSPRVNKRTDEWGGSFENRMRFGMEVLKAVRAEVGRDFCVGMRICGDEFHPDGLSHDDMKQIAKYYDDTGLLDFFGVIGSGCDTHNTLANVIPNMSYPPEPFLHLAAGIKEVVKAPVLHAQNIKDPNQATRILEGGYVDMVGMTRAHIADPHLIAKIKMGQVDQIKQCVGANYCIDRQYQGLDVLCIQNAATSREYMGVPHIIEKSTGPKRKVVIVGAGPAGMEAARVSAERGHDVTLFEKKDAIGGQITTASKAPQRDQIAGITRWYQLELARLKVDLRLGTAADAATIMDLRPDIVVLAVGGHPFMEQNEHWGAAEGLVVSSWDVLDGKVAPGKNVLVYDTICEFTGMSVADFLADKGSQVEIVTDDIKPGVAMGGTTFPTYYRSMYPKEVIMTGDMMLEKVYREGDKLIAVLENEYTGAKEERVVDQVVVENGVRPDEEIYYALKEGSRNKGQIDIEALFAIAPQPELSQPGDGYLLYRIGDCVAQRNTHAAIYDGLRLCKDF; this is translated from the coding sequence ATGGCTTTTGAAGCGATGTTCCAGCCGATTCAGATCGGCAAACTGACCATCCGTAACCGTGTTCTGAGTACTGCACACGCAGAGGTGTATGCCACCGACGGCGGTATGACCACTGAGCGTTACGTGAAGTATTACGAAGAGAAAGCCAAGGGCGGTATCGGCCTGGCGATCTGTGGCGGTTCGTCTGTGGTGGCTATTGATAGCCCGCAGAGCTGGTGGAAGTCGGTCAACCTGGCGACTGACCGGATCATTCCGCATTTCCAGAACCTCGCTGACGCCATGCACAAGCATGGCGCCAAGATCATGATCCAGATTACCCACATGGGTCGTCGTTCCCGTTGGGACGGTGATCACTGGCCGACCCTGATGTCGCCGTCGGGTATCCGCGAGCCGGTGCACCGTGCGACCTGCAAGACCATCGAGCCGGAAGAAATCTGGCGGATCATCGGTAACTACGCCCAGGCTGCGCGCCGGGCCAAAGAAGGCGGCCTCGATGGCGTCGAACTGTCGGCGGTGCACCAGCACATGATCGACCAGTTCTGGAGCCCGCGGGTCAACAAGCGTACTGACGAGTGGGGCGGCAGCTTCGAAAACCGCATGCGCTTCGGCATGGAAGTGCTTAAAGCCGTACGTGCCGAAGTCGGCCGTGACTTCTGCGTGGGCATGCGTATCTGTGGTGATGAATTCCACCCCGATGGCCTGTCGCATGACGACATGAAGCAGATCGCCAAGTATTACGACGATACCGGCCTGCTGGACTTCTTCGGCGTGATCGGCTCGGGTTGTGACACTCACAACACCCTGGCCAACGTCATTCCGAACATGAGTTATCCACCGGAGCCGTTCCTGCACCTGGCCGCCGGCATCAAGGAAGTGGTCAAGGCGCCGGTGCTGCACGCGCAAAACATCAAGGACCCGAACCAGGCCACGCGCATTCTGGAAGGCGGTTACGTCGACATGGTCGGCATGACCCGTGCACACATCGCCGACCCGCACCTGATCGCCAAGATCAAGATGGGCCAGGTCGACCAGATCAAGCAGTGCGTTGGTGCCAACTACTGCATCGACCGTCAGTATCAGGGCCTGGATGTACTGTGCATCCAGAACGCCGCGACGTCCCGTGAGTACATGGGCGTGCCGCACATCATCGAGAAGTCCACCGGGCCGAAACGCAAGGTGGTCATCGTCGGCGCCGGCCCGGCCGGTATGGAAGCGGCGCGGGTGTCTGCCGAGCGCGGCCACGACGTGACCCTGTTCGAGAAAAAAGACGCGATTGGCGGCCAGATCACCACGGCCTCCAAGGCGCCGCAACGTGACCAGATCGCCGGTATCACCCGTTGGTATCAACTGGAGCTGGCGCGTCTGAAAGTTGACCTGCGGCTGGGCACTGCGGCCGATGCCGCGACCATCATGGACCTGCGCCCGGACATCGTGGTGCTGGCCGTCGGCGGCCATCCATTCATGGAGCAGAACGAACACTGGGGCGCGGCTGAGGGCCTGGTGGTCAGCAGCTGGGATGTGCTGGACGGCAAGGTTGCACCGGGCAAGAACGTGCTGGTCTACGACACCATCTGTGAATTCACCGGTATGTCGGTGGCCGACTTCCTGGCCGACAAGGGCTCGCAGGTCGAGATTGTCACCGACGATATCAAGCCGGGCGTCGCGATGGGCGGTACGACCTTCCCGACCTACTACCGCAGCATGTATCCGAAAGAAGTCATCATGACTGGCGACATGATGCTGGAGAAAGTCTACCGCGAAGGCGACAAGCTGATTGCCGTGCTGGAGAACGAGTACACCGGTGCCAAGGAAGAGCGGGTCGTCGACCAGGTGGTGGTGGAAAACGGCGTGCGTCCTGACGAAGAGATCTACTACGCGCTGAAGGAAGGATCGCGCAACAAGGGCCAGATCGACATCGAAGCCCTGTTCGCCATCGCTCCCCAGCCAGAGTTGAGCCAGCCGGGCGACGGTTACCTGCTGTACCGGATCGGCGACTGCGTGGCGCAGCGTAATACCCATGCGGCGATCTACGACGGTCTTCGACTCTGCAAAGACTTCTGA